The Candidatus Methanoperedens sp. genome contains the following window.
CTATGGTTTCTTCCAATATCTACCGTTAAGTCTGCTATTTTATTATTTAGTGGAATTGTTTTTGCAAAACTGACGAACTCCTTCGCCTTATCATATCCTTCTTTTGTATGCTTATCCCATCCTAAAAACTCAATCCTTGTAATGATAGAAATATTAAAAGACATTTTGAGAATATTTTCAACTGTATCAAGTTCTTCCAGAGGAATTACATCAGCAAAATAGTAAATGAGAATGTTCGTATCTAATAGATATCTATTCATTCCCTTATCCATTCCTCTCTCAGTTTTTCAATCTCCACTTTAAAATCTATTCTCATATCCTTGTAAATTCCTTT
Protein-coding sequences here:
- a CDS encoding type II toxin-antitoxin system VapC family toxin, producing MDKGMNRYLLDTNILIYYFADVIPLEELDTVENILKMSFNISIITRIEFLGWDKHTKEGYDKAKEFVSFAKTIPLNNKIADLTVDIGRNHRIKLPDAVIAATALSGDLILVTRNSKDFSGVEDLEIYNPFKMNDMR